The Psilocybe cubensis strain MGC-MH-2018 chromosome 7, whole genome shotgun sequence genome has a window encoding:
- a CDS encoding RNA polymerase-associated protein LEO1 encodes MSSLAGALDEYPQSHHLKEAPTRTYYSDDIEMNNSAHAINKDDSEDEDEQQDEHMSDLFGNDNDVEVQRHARAPASPTASGPDSEQLPSPEREHRHALEYDEEDEAPPEAVVEVKEAEVSFPNLPVPKSSDGHNWVIRMPNFVKVDTKPFHPDTYVGPDEEEALVGAAAREKANTIKLKVGNMLRWRWTKDATGEDRKESNSRIIRWSDGSLSLRLGKELFDIDQSIDNSGSVVRQSVGSQQPSQSQTQTTSQPTPGTGKTEGLTYLVAQHKRSQVLQSEAIITGYMSLRPTGMSSEVHRMLVRAVEQKHKQVARLKMVNDPSIDPEKEKMEMMKQSARKSRKRTDDNDGLGSGKRRRNYRRSTDHDVMWSDDDEDPAGMYGGGSEEDEDGIGASGSPRKAKRKSGEGKGEEDYQADDFVVPDDSEDDADAGPSRKRQKEDSDAEDDLERMEANLEKQAAAEKKNRGGDTKKSKRRNDDDDNDTEDDGAGAMEVESEEEEDEDFKVRRVTSKRAIAFDDDDE; translated from the exons ATGTCAAGCCTTGCCGGTGCACTGGACGAATATCCACAATCCCACCACCTCAAAGAGGCACCTACCCGAACATATTACTCCGACGACATCGAAATGAACAATTCCGCCCATGCAATCAACAAAGATGATtccgaagacgaggatgaacAGCAGGACGAACACATGTCGGACCTTTTTGGAAATGACAACGATGTAGAAGTGCAGAGACATGCCAG GGCCCCAGCATCGCCCACTGCATCCGGTCCCGATTCTGAGCAGCTGCCATCACCAGAGCGCGAACACAGACACGCTCTAGAgtacgatgaagaggacgaagcACCTCCGGAAGCGGTCGTGGAAGTGAAAGAGGCTGAAGTTTCGTTTCCGAACCTTCCTGTTCCCAAGTCTTCAGATGGACAT AACTGGGTTATTCGAATGCCGAATTTCGTTAAAGTCGATACTAAACCCTTCCATCCCGATACATATGTCGGTCctgacgaggaggaggcaCTTGTAGGCGCCGCTGCTCGGGAGAAAGCAAATACCATAAAATTGAAAGTCGGAAACATGCTTCGTTGGCGCTGGACTAAAGACGCGACTGGCGAAGAT CGGAAAGAATCCAATAGCCGTATTATTCGTTGGTCTGACGGTTCTCTAAGTTTGCGCCTCGGCAAAGAACTTTTCGACATAGACCAATCTATCGACAACTCAGGTTCTGTTGTTCGTCAATCTGTGGGATCTCAGCAACCGTCTCAATCTCAAACTCAAACAACAAGTCAGCCGACGCCTGGCACAGGCAAGACTGAGGGACTAACGTATCTAGTGGCACAACATAAGCGTTCTCAGGTGCTACAATCAGAAGCTATCATCACAGGCTACATGAGTCTTCGCCCAACTGGCATGTCCTCCGAGGTTCACCGTATGCTTGTACGCGCCGTTGAGCAGAAGCACAAACAAGTCGCGCGTCTGAAAATGGTAAACGACCCTTCCATAGACcccgaaaaagaaaagatggagatgatgaagcaAAGCGCAAGAAAGTCGAGAAAGAGGACAGACGACAACGATGGTCTCGGCTCTGGAAAACGAAGACGCAATTATCGTAGGAGCACTGACCACGACGTCATGTGGagtgacgatgatgaggatccTGCTGGAATGTATGGTGGTGGctctgaagaagatgaagacggtATAGGTGCTAGTGGGTCGCCACGCAAAGCGAAACGAAAGTCTGGAgaaggaaagggagaagaagattaCCAAGCCGATGACTTTGTTGTACCGGATGATTCAGAGGACGATGCTGATGCTGGTCCTAGTCGGAAGCGCCAGAAAGAGGATAGCGATGCAGAGGACGATCTTGAAAGAATGGAAGCTAATCTAGAGAAGCAGGCCGCAGCAGAGAAAAAGAACCGCGGAGGCGACaccaagaaatcaaaaaggagaaacgatgacgatgacaacGATACAGAAGACGATGGAGCAGGCGCTATGGAAGTTGAgagcgaagaggaagaggacgaagactTCAAGGTGCGGCGCGTCACGAGCAAACGCGCCATCGctttcgacgacgacgacgaataG